Genomic window ([Empedobacter] haloabium):
TGGGCACCAGGGTGACGCGCGAGACGCGGCCCGGCGCATGGCCGGAGCGCCCGGCCCGCTGCAGCAGACGGGCGATGCCTTTGGCGCTGCCGATCTGCAGCACGCGCTCGACCGGCAGGAAGTCCACGCCCAGGTCCAGGCTGGAGGTGCAGACCACCGCTTTCAGCTCGCCCTTCTTCAGGCCCAGCTCGACCCAGTCGCGCACTTCCTTGTCCAGCGAGCCGTGGTGCAGCGCGATGATGCCGGCCCAGTCGGGCCGCGCCTCCAGCATGTTCTGGTACCACAGTTCCGCCTGCGAGCGGGTATTGCAGAACACCAGCGTGGTGGCGTGCCGCTCGATCTCGCCGATCACGGCGGGCAGCATCTGGATGCCCAGGTGACCGGCCCACGGAAAGCGCGAGGGATTCGCCGGGATCAGGGTGTCGACCAGGATGTCCTTGCGGATGCTGCCTTCCACCGTGGCGCCGGCCATGCCCGGTCCCAGCAGCACCTCCTTGGCGCGCGGCAGATTGCCCAAGGTGGCGGAGAGGCCCCACACGACCAGTTCGCCGCCCGCCTGGTGCGCCCAGCGCCGCAGCCGGGCCAGCGCCAGTTGCGTCTGCACGCCGCGCTTGTTGCCCATCAGCTCGTGCCATTCGTCGATGATGACCATGTCCAGCAGCGCGAACTGGGTGGCGGCATCGGCCTTGGACAGCATCAAGGTCAGGCTTTCCGGCGTCGTGATCAGGGTGTCCGGCAGATGCTTGGCCTGGCGTGCGCGGGCGGCGGACGAGGTGTCGCCGGTGCGCGCATCGACCGTCCAGCCGGGCATCAGCTCGGCCGCTGATTCGCTCAGCGCGCGCAGGGTATCGGCCGCCAGCGCGCGCATCGGCGTGATCCACAGCACGCGCAGGCCGCGCTTCCTGGATGGCTTGGCGCACATGGCCCGCTGCAGCGCGGCGAACCAGACCGCGAACGTCTTGCCGGAGCCAGTCGTGGCATGCAGCAGGCCCGATTCGCCCGCCAGCGCGGCCTGCCAGACGGCGCGCTGGAACGGGAAGACCTGCCAGCCGCGCTTGGCATAAAAGGTGCCGACCTGGCGGGCCGCGTCGCGCCGGTTCATGCGCGCCTGCTCATGCGCCGATGCTGGCCTGGGCCAGCAGGCCTTTCAGGGTATCGAGCGTGTCGGCCTCCTCCACGCTCTTGTCGTCGCGCCGGCGCAGGATGCGCGGGAAGCGCACCGCGATGCCGGATTTGTGGCGGGGCGACGCGGCGATGCCTTCGAACCCGATCTCGAACACCATCGTCGGCCGCACGCTGCGCACCGGGCCGAACTTCTCGATCGTGGTGCGGCGGATCGCATTGTCCACCTGCGCGATCTCGGCATCCGTCAGGCCCGAGTAGGCCTTGGCGAACGGCACCAGCTGGCGGCCGCCATTGCCGTCGCCGTCCCACACGGCGAACGTGTAGTCGGTGTACAGCGAGGCGCGCCGGCCATGCCCGGCCTGGGCGTAGATCAGCACCGCATCCACGCTGTAGGGATCGATCTTCCACTTCCACCACGTGCCCACGTCCTTGGTGCGACCCACGCCGTATTGCGCGCTGGCGGCCTTGATCATCATGCCCTCGACGCCGCGCGCGCGCGACTCGTCGCGGATGCGCGCCAGGTCGTCCCAGCTGGTCGCATGGACAAGCGGCGAGATGCGCAGGCGCGGGTTGTCCACGCGCGCCACCAGTTGTTCCAGCAGCGTGCGCCGTTCGCATTGCGGCAGCTGGCGCAGGTCCACGCCATCCAGTTCCAGCAAGTCGTACGCCACCAGCGCGGCCGGCAGCTCGGCCAGCAGCTTGGCCGACAAGGTCTTGCGGCCGATGCGCTTCTGCAGGTCGGCGAACGGCGACGGATTGCCGCTGTCCTTGTCGCCGGTCTGCCAGACCAGGATCTCGCCATCGACCACGGTGCCATCGGGCAGCCGGATCGCCGCCAGCTCCGGAAAGCGCTCCGTGATCAGGTCCTCGCCGCGCGACCACAGCCAGTTGTCGCCGGCGCGCGCGACCAGCTGCGCGCGCATGCCGTCGTATTTCCACTCGACCTGCCAGTCCTTCAGCTCGCCCAGCGTCTGCGGCGCCGCCTGCAATTGATGCGCCAGGAAGAAGGGGTAAGGCTGGCCGCCGCGCATCGCGTGTTCCTGGTCCGATTGCGCCGCGATCAGTTGCAGGAAGCCTTGCGCGGTGGGCCGCACGCTGCCGTCCGTCCAGCCCATCAGGCGCTGCGCGATCAGCTTCGAGTCGACCGCCGCGATGGCGGACAACGCGCGCGTGACGAGGAGCTTCGAGACGCCGACGCGGAAACCGCCGCCGATCAGCTTCATCAAGAGGAAGCGTTCGCGCGTCTCCAGTTCATCCCAGTAGTCGAACAGCGCCTGGCGTATCGTCTCCGGCGCCGCGCCACGCAGGGGCGCGATGCGCTGCTCGATCCATACCGCCAGCCCGACGTCGCTGCGCGTCTTCGGCTCCGGCAGGATGTGGGCGATGGTTTCGGCCAGGTCGCCCACGGCGTCGTAGCATTCGTCGAACAGCCAGTCGTCCAGGCCCGCGTATTCGGTGGCGTACTGGCGCAGCAGTTTGACGGGCACGGCCTGGCGCGGCTTGCCGCCGGCCAGGAAGTAGACGGCCCATGCGGCGTTCTCCGGCGCGGCGCTGGAAAAGTAAGCCTTCAGGGCTTCCAGCTTGCGGTTGGTGGCGGTGGTCTCGTCCAGCTCCGCGTACAGGCGGGCGAATTCACGCATCGGCATCCTCCCCGCCTGCCTCGTCCACCTGGCGACGCGCTTCGGCCGTGCCGGCGGCGCGCGCCGCGTCGGCCTTTTCGCCAACTGCCCAGCGCTGCGCGACGGGGTCCGGCTCGGCTGCCACCACGCCTTCCGCCGCCGCGCCGGCCGCCGCCGCATTTTCCGCTTCGTCGTCGCCGTATTCGGTGTCGAAGCCCTTGGCATCCAGGCCGTTCTGGCACAGCCAGCGCACCATCGTGGGAATCGAACCGTGCGTGACGACGACCCGTTCCGCCTCGGTGGCCTTGATGGCGCTCATCAGGCCAGGCCAGTCGGCGTGGTCGGACAGCACGAAGCCGCGATCGACGCCACGCCGGCGCCGGGCGCCGCGCAACAGCATCCAGCCGCTGGCAAAGGCGTCGCTGAAGTCGCCGAAGCGCTTGACCCACGGCGAGCCGCCGGCCGACGGCGGCGCGATGATGATGGAACGCTTGATGTCGGCCTTGTCCACGTCGCTGACCATCTTCGTTTCCGGCAGCGGCACGCCGGCGGCGCGGTAGACGCGGTTCAGCGGCTCTACGGAGCCGTGGCAGATGATCGGGCCGATCGAGGCATCGAGGCCGGACAGGATGCGCTGCGCCTTGCCGAACGAGTAGCACAGCATCAGGCTGGCGCGTCCCTCGGCGGCGTTCTTGCGCCACCATGCGTTGATGTCGTCGAAGGTCTGCTGCTGCGGCTCCCAGCGGTAGATCGGCAGGCCGAAGGTCGACTCCGTGATGAAGGTATGGCAGCGCACCGGCTCGAACGGGGTGCAGGTGGCGTCCCCCTCGACCTTGTAGTCGCCCGAGGCGACCCAGATTTCGCCGCCGCATTCGAGCCGTACCTGGGCCGAACCGAGCACGTGGCCGGCGGGATGCAGCGAGATCCGCACGCCGTTGTGTTCGATGGTTTCACCGTAGTCGAGACCCTGCACGGTGATCTCGCCCAGGCGCGAGCGCAGGATGCCGACGCCGGGGTTGGCGGCCAGGTAGTGGCCGTGGCCGACGCGCGCATGGTCGCCGTGGCCATGCGTGATGACGGCGCGCTCGACGGGCCGCCACGGATCGATGTAGAACTGGCCCGGCACACAGTACAGGCCTTCCTTGCGTACCACCACCATATCGGACATATGCTTTCCCTCTTCCGGCTTTTGGTCATTCTAGCTAGTGAGGGATTGCTTGTATGTCCGTTGGCGTACAGTGCGCGGGTCAGCCGCAGGCTGTTCCCGCAAGACCCATGGTGACAGGCACCTATCTGGAGGTCGGAGACCTCCAGATAGGTGCCTGTCACCGGCGGGTTTGGCGGATCACACCGGCTGCACGAATTCGGCCATGAACGTCTTCGTCGTATTCTCGGGGAACTCGATGGTGATCTGGTCGCCCGCGACGGAAAGCACGGTGCCGATGTCGAACTTCGGCACTTTCACCTGGCTGCCGACCGCGATCACGGGGCCCGGCGGCACCGAGGGCTCCGGCGGCGGCTCGAACAGCACCGCCTCGCCCTCCTCCACCTGCACCGACGGCGGCGACACGCAGTTGTCGCAGCAGCCGCAGTGTTCCAGCCCGGCCGAGGCGTCGTTGAAATAGTCCAGCATCAGCTTCCAGCGGCAGTAGCCGCTCTGCGCATAGCCGACCATCTGCTCCAGCGCCTCGCGATCGCGCTCCTGCTTGTGCTGGTAGATCGCCGAGAGCTGGTCGAAGATCACCGCGTTGGGGTCCTTGTTGGTCAGCAGGTAATCGAGCTTGCGGTTCTGGCGCAGCAGCTTGCCGTCCTTGAGCAGCTTCAGGCAGACTTTCAGCTTGCTGTCCGCCATGTCCGGCAGCGCGTCGGCGATCACGCCCGGCTGGCACGGTACCAGCGGCACCACCGCGTCGTAGACCGTGCGCAGCTCGTGCGCCGACGGGTAGTGCTTGACGAGGAAGAACTGCTGCAGGCGCTTGTCGTCCTGGAAGTACAGCAGCGTGCATTCGGCATTTTCGCCATCGCGCCCGGCGCGGCCGGACTCCTGGTAGTAGGCCTCCAGGTTGGCCGGCACCTGCAGGTGGATGACGAAGCGGGTGTCGCTCTTGTCGATGCCCATGCCGAAGGCATTGGTGGCCACCATCACGCGGCGCTCGCCGTTCATGAACAGGTCCTGGTTTTCCTTGCGCTCGCGCGCCGGCAGGCGGCCGTGGTACAGCGCGACGCTTTCGCCGGCTTCCTGCAAGGCGCGATGCATCTCCTCCGCCGCCTTGACGGTGGCGGCGTAGATGATGCCCACGCCCGCCGTTTCGCGCACCAGGCGCAACGCCTCGGCCGTCTTTTCGGCAGGATTGGTGATCTGGATGACGCGGTAATGCAGGTTGGGCCGGTAGATGCCCGTGTTCACCACGTGCATGCGCGTGCCCAGCTGGCGGCCGATGTCGTCGATCACATCCGGCGTGGCCGTCGCCGTCAATGCCAGCACGGGCGGATTGTCCAGCGCGCGCCGGGCCGCGCCGATCTCCAGGTAAGCCGGGCGGAAATCGTGGCCCCACTGCGAGATGCAGTGGGCCTCGTCGACGACCAGCAGGGCAATCTCGGTTTCCTTCAGCACGTCCAGGAACTCCGGCGTGACCAGGCGCTCCGGGGTGCAGAACACGATGTTGCTGAGGTTGTTGCGGATGCTGTCCAGCGCTTCCAGTTCCTCCTCGCGCGACAGGCTGCTGTTCAACTGCGCCGCGCCGATGCCGATTTCCTCCAGCTTTTCCAACTGGTCCTTCATCAGCGAGATCAGGGGCGAGACAACGACTGTCGTGCCCTTGAAGATCGAGGCGGGAATCTGGTAACAGAGCGACTTGCCGCTGCCGGTGGGCATGATGGCCAGGGTATCGCGCCCTTCCAGCACGCTGTCGATGACGCGGCGCTGGCCGTCGCGCAACTGGTCCACGCCGAACACGTTGTGCAGCAGGTTGCGGATCAGGCGCGCGCGCGCGGTGCCGATGCGCACGGCGGCGCGTTTCTCGGCTGCGGAGAGATTTCGGGTTACCATGATTTATCCGGTGACTATCGTAGCAACCAATGTAGGCGCCACGGGGCCGGTAATCCATAGGACGCAGCCTACAAAGTGCGTAGGAGAGTAGCGAGAGCTGAACCCGGTATCGGCGCAGCCCCGTGGCGCGCTTCAGTAATGGCTCAGGAGCGCGTAAATCACCATGCCCAGGCCTGCCAGCGACACCAGCCAGACCAGCGACCGCACCACCGGCACCCCCATTGCATACAACGGCACGTAGACGATGCGCGCGCCCAGGTACAGCCAGCAGCCCCACCACGTCAGCGTGCCCTCGGCGCCGGCGGCATGCGCCGCCAGCACGGCGGCGGCGAACAGCGGCAGCGTCTCGAACAGGTTCAGTTTCGCGCGTTCGAGGCGCGCCGTCACCTTGCCCGGCGGCGGCGCCGCGCCATCGCGCGCGCTGGCGTTGTACATGATGCCCGTCTCGCGCGTGCGCAGGGTCGAGTGCAGCAGGATCTGGACAATCGCCAGAACCAGGGTCCAGCCCAGCAGATACAGTTCCGTGCTCATGATGCCCTTTCGTCAGTGTGGATGATCGACCGGCGCTTGCGCGCGTGCCGCGTCCAGCGCGGCCTGCAGCTCCATCAGGTCATACGGCTTGCGCAGGCAGGCGGCCGGGAAGCCCAGGTGGTCGAGCGCTTCCTTGCCATAGCCGGTCGAGAAGATCACCCGCATCGGCTTGGCGGCCACCACCCGGCGCGCCAGTTCGATGCC
Coding sequences:
- a CDS encoding ATP-dependent DNA helicase RecQ, with product MVTRNLSAAEKRAAVRIGTARARLIRNLLHNVFGVDQLRDGQRRVIDSVLEGRDTLAIMPTGSGKSLCYQIPASIFKGTTVVVSPLISLMKDQLEKLEEIGIGAAQLNSSLSREEELEALDSIRNNLSNIVFCTPERLVTPEFLDVLKETEIALLVVDEAHCISQWGHDFRPAYLEIGAARRALDNPPVLALTATATPDVIDDIGRQLGTRMHVVNTGIYRPNLHYRVIQITNPAEKTAEALRLVRETAGVGIIYAATVKAAEEMHRALQEAGESVALYHGRLPARERKENQDLFMNGERRVMVATNAFGMGIDKSDTRFVIHLQVPANLEAYYQESGRAGRDGENAECTLLYFQDDKRLQQFFLVKHYPSAHELRTVYDAVVPLVPCQPGVIADALPDMADSKLKVCLKLLKDGKLLRQNRKLDYLLTNKDPNAVIFDQLSAIYQHKQERDREALEQMVGYAQSGYCRWKLMLDYFNDASAGLEHCGCCDNCVSPPSVQVEEGEAVLFEPPPEPSVPPGPVIAVGSQVKVPKFDIGTVLSVAGDQITIEFPENTTKTFMAEFVQPV
- a CDS encoding MAPEG family protein, which encodes MSTELYLLGWTLVLAIVQILLHSTLRTRETGIMYNASARDGAAPPPGKVTARLERAKLNLFETLPLFAAAVLAAHAAGAEGTLTWWGCWLYLGARIVYVPLYAMGVPVVRSLVWLVSLAGLGMVIYALLSHY
- a CDS encoding ligase-associated DNA damage response exonuclease — encoded protein: MSDMVVVRKEGLYCVPGQFYIDPWRPVERAVITHGHGDHARVGHGHYLAANPGVGILRSRLGEITVQGLDYGETIEHNGVRISLHPAGHVLGSAQVRLECGGEIWVASGDYKVEGDATCTPFEPVRCHTFITESTFGLPIYRWEPQQQTFDDINAWWRKNAAEGRASLMLCYSFGKAQRILSGLDASIGPIICHGSVEPLNRVYRAAGVPLPETKMVSDVDKADIKRSIIIAPPSAGGSPWVKRFGDFSDAFASGWMLLRGARRRRGVDRGFVLSDHADWPGLMSAIKATEAERVVVTHGSIPTMVRWLCQNGLDAKGFDTEYGDDEAENAAAAGAAAEGVVAAEPDPVAQRWAVGEKADAARAAGTAEARRQVDEAGGEDADA
- a CDS encoding ATP-dependent DNA ligase, giving the protein MREFARLYAELDETTATNRKLEALKAYFSSAAPENAAWAVYFLAGGKPRQAVPVKLLRQYATEYAGLDDWLFDECYDAVGDLAETIAHILPEPKTRSDVGLAVWIEQRIAPLRGAAPETIRQALFDYWDELETRERFLLMKLIGGGFRVGVSKLLVTRALSAIAAVDSKLIAQRLMGWTDGSVRPTAQGFLQLIAAQSDQEHAMRGGQPYPFFLAHQLQAAPQTLGELKDWQVEWKYDGMRAQLVARAGDNWLWSRGEDLITERFPELAAIRLPDGTVVDGEILVWQTGDKDSGNPSPFADLQKRIGRKTLSAKLLAELPAALVAYDLLELDGVDLRQLPQCERRTLLEQLVARVDNPRLRISPLVHATSWDDLARIRDESRARGVEGMMIKAASAQYGVGRTKDVGTWWKWKIDPYSVDAVLIYAQAGHGRRASLYTDYTFAVWDGDGNGGRQLVPFAKAYSGLTDAEIAQVDNAIRRTTIEKFGPVRSVRPTMVFEIGFEGIAASPRHKSGIAVRFPRILRRRDDKSVEEADTLDTLKGLLAQASIGA